The following nucleotide sequence is from Pseudonocardia abyssalis.
GCGCGGCCACCATCGCCTCGCTGCCCAGCTCGGCGCAGCGCACCAGCATCTTGACGGCGGGCGCGGAGAGCAGGTCGGAGCGCCCGGTGACGAGGTTGTCGGAGTCGGGCCAGGCGTGCCGGTAGGCGGGCTCGGCGACGAACGGCGCGGCGTCGTGGGCGCCGGTACCGACCCGCTCGACCGCGAGGCCGCTGGTGGGCAGCACCTCCCCGACGAGCGCGGCGAGCGCGGCGAGGGCGTCCGGGTCGAGGGTCTGTGACCACAGCACCCGGTCCTCGACGGCGTCGTAGAGCACCGCCCCGTTCGCGCACACCGCGTAGCGCCCGACCCCCACCGCCTCGACGACGGGCGGGATCCACCGCGGCGGGCGGCCGGTGACCAGCACGAACCCGACCCCCGCCGCGACCGCCCGGCCGATCACCGCGGCGGTGCGGGGGGTGACCTGGTCGTGGGGATCGAGGAGGGTGCCGTCGACGTCGGACGCGACCAGTCGGGGAGCCTGCACTCCCCCAGCCTACGGAGTGGCCCCGGCCGTCTCGTCCAGACGGACGGGCATGAGCAGCGAGAACGACTCCGCGGACCGGATCGCCACCGGGGCCAGGGGCCCGTCGAGCTCGAGGCGGAGCTGCCCGGCACCGCCCGCGTCGACGGCCTCCAGCAGGAACTCGGCGTTCAGCCCTACCCCGTCGGACCCCGTGCCCACCACGAGCCGCCCCGCGGGGTCGACGGACAGCACCGTGACGTCGGCGTCCGCGACGGCGGGTCCCCGCCGCGGCGACCGCGGCCCGCAGCTCCGCCGCGTCGACGGGGATCCCGCCGCCGGAGCGCGCCGGGAGCAGCCGGCGGTGGTCGGGGAAGGACCCGTCCAGGAGGTCGTGGGGCCGGCCGTCGACCGAGACCGTGGTCCCGTCCACGCGGACCTCGACCTCGGCGTCCCGCGCGGCGACGGTCAGGTCGGCCGGCACCACGACCGCCCGCTCCGGTCCGTCGAGCGTCCGTACCGGTGCGGTGGCGACCGCGAGCCGGTAGCGGTCGGTGGCCACGACGGTCACTACGTCGGCGGTCACGTCGAGCAGGACGCCGTGCAGCACCGGGAACTCCGGGTCGGAACCGACGGCGAACCGGACGGCGCGCAGCGCGTCGGCCAGCGCGGACGCGGGCAGGGTGACGGTGGTGGGGGTCATGGG
It contains:
- a CDS encoding HAD family hydrolase; this translates as MQAPRLVASDVDGTLLDPHDQVTPRTAAVIGRAVAAGVGFVLVTGRPPRWIPPVVEAVGVGRYAVCANGAVLYDAVEDRVLWSQTLDPDALAALAALVGEVLPTSGLAVERVGTGAHDAAPFVAEPAYRHAWPDSDNLVTGRSDLLSAPAVKMLVRCAELGSEAMVAALAPVVGDTADLTFSHPRGLVEISPPRVTKATGLAEVAGRLGIDVGDVIAFGDMPNDLEMLRWAGHGVAMGNAHPILHEVADEITASNGDDGLALVLERWF